One Methylobacterium sp. AMS5 genomic region harbors:
- a CDS encoding Rieske (2Fe-2S) protein — translation MTAAPPEETQCRCGASMLERRTVVIGAAAMLLAGAGPSLANDKAVRPQIGDVLVHLAGDSQGRTLTAADLKIGDEPTLAYPADPKTGLVRDGSRVNQILVARVDPGTLSPEMRTTAESGIVAYSALCTHNGCPITSLQDDKRSVICNCHGSVFDLSDSGKVLEGPASRRIARLPLQISGDAITVAGAFTGALGPQRQ, via the coding sequence ATGACAGCAGCGCCGCCTGAGGAAACCCAGTGCCGCTGCGGCGCATCCATGCTGGAGCGGCGGACGGTCGTGATCGGCGCCGCTGCTATGCTCCTAGCGGGCGCCGGTCCGTCCTTGGCCAACGACAAGGCCGTGCGTCCCCAGATCGGCGACGTTCTCGTCCATCTCGCGGGCGACAGCCAGGGCAGGACACTGACTGCAGCGGATCTCAAGATCGGCGACGAGCCGACGCTGGCCTACCCCGCCGATCCCAAGACGGGGCTTGTCAGGGATGGTTCGCGGGTCAACCAGATCCTCGTCGCGCGGGTCGATCCCGGCACGCTTTCTCCTGAGATGCGAACGACGGCGGAAAGTGGAATCGTGGCCTATTCTGCTCTGTGCACTCACAACGGATGCCCGATTACTTCTCTGCAGGACGACAAGCGATCGGTCATATGCAACTGCCACGGGTCTGTATTCGACCTTTCGGACAGCGGCAAGGTTCTTGAAGGCCCTGCATCGCGGCGGATCGCGCGGTTGCCGCTCCAAATCTCGGGCGACGCCATCACCGTAGCGGGCGCGTTCACCGGGGCACTCGGCCCACAACGGCAATAA
- a CDS encoding transporter: MKIGVKYVLAAALGLYGAASQPDAAAAADITFAVIDGHEYDLPINYKDFSLFVQYGQFNATSQFFDAQGNLTSASRQNLAAGLSKFVYFTTIDALPDVGIALEAILPEIYLGTRDAKERFGFGDTLWGVATWIKPTPNSTLGIQTFLQAPIGGDYFSNHYFANYTSILFDVQGKDFSFTGDVGGVFRSEQNTPGAAAVSPGTTFHTNLRLGYKLNMPTLPVEPFLALDYQYNTASRLALSKVVIPNSQNQDLALGAGLMFFFNPKQNLTVRYSRSVYAENARPTNAFYLRYLYIP, translated from the coding sequence ATGAAAATCGGCGTCAAATACGTTCTCGCAGCGGCATTGGGGCTCTATGGCGCAGCATCCCAGCCCGACGCGGCTGCGGCAGCCGACATCACCTTCGCGGTCATTGATGGACACGAGTATGACCTGCCCATCAATTACAAGGACTTCTCTCTTTTCGTCCAGTACGGGCAGTTCAACGCCACGTCGCAGTTCTTCGATGCGCAGGGCAATCTGACCAGCGCATCGCGTCAGAACCTCGCGGCGGGCCTGAGCAAGTTCGTCTATTTCACGACGATCGACGCGCTACCCGATGTCGGTATCGCGCTTGAGGCGATCCTCCCCGAAATCTATCTCGGGACCCGCGACGCCAAGGAGCGTTTCGGCTTCGGCGACACGCTCTGGGGCGTGGCGACCTGGATCAAGCCGACTCCGAACAGCACATTGGGTATTCAGACGTTTCTTCAGGCGCCGATCGGCGGCGACTACTTCAGCAATCACTACTTCGCGAATTACACCAGCATCTTGTTCGACGTTCAGGGCAAGGATTTCAGCTTCACGGGCGATGTCGGCGGCGTCTTCCGCAGCGAGCAGAACACACCCGGTGCTGCGGCAGTCAGCCCAGGCACCACGTTCCACACCAACCTTCGGCTCGGATACAAGCTCAACATGCCCACTCTGCCGGTGGAACCGTTCCTCGCCCTCGACTACCAGTACAATACGGCCAGCCGCCTCGCTTTGAGCAAGGTGGTGATTCCGAACAGCCAGAACCAGGATCTCGCTCTCGGCGCGGGTCTCATGTTCTTTTTCAACCCGAAACAGAACCTCACGGTGCGCTATTCCCGCAGCGTCTATGCGGAAAATGCCCGCCCTACCAATGCTTTCTACCTCAGGTATCTCTATATCCCATGA
- the aldA gene encoding aldehyde dehydrogenase yields MSLGPETIDPKIYCHFIDGRFEDPTESTVDVYNPADGSLIASTPEATAEDVDRAVRAARRAQPAWEALPPIERAKHLRAISAKVRERRVELADLLVREQGKIRSLAQVEVDFTADYIDYMAEWARRLEGEVLSSDRPKETIFLLRKPLGVVGGILPWNFPFFLIARKLAPALVTGNTIVIKPSEETPINAFVFAELVAQTDLPPGVFNLIGGRGATVGQALTAHPEVDLITFTGSVGTGIQIMKAAAENLTRVNLELGGKAPAIVLADADLDLAARAIHASRVINTGQVCNCAERVYVERSVHDAFVSRLKALFEATRYGNPSEDETLAMGPLVNKAGLDKVAAMVERAKADGVTVVTGGAVADLGAGFHYVPTILTGATADMEIMRKEIFGPVLPIQAVDSLDEAIRLANDSEYGLTSSIYTSSINAAMQASRELRFGETYVNRENFEAMQGFHAGRRKSGIGGADGKHGLYEFTETHVVYIQS; encoded by the coding sequence TTGTCGCTCGGACCGGAGACGATCGATCCGAAGATTTATTGTCATTTCATCGATGGCCGGTTCGAGGACCCGACCGAGAGCACGGTGGACGTCTACAATCCGGCCGATGGCAGCCTCATCGCATCGACCCCCGAGGCGACGGCCGAGGATGTGGACCGGGCCGTGCGCGCCGCACGCCGCGCCCAACCGGCCTGGGAGGCCCTGCCGCCGATCGAGCGGGCAAAGCACCTCCGTGCGATCTCGGCCAAGGTGCGCGAACGCCGCGTGGAACTGGCCGATCTGCTCGTCCGCGAGCAGGGCAAGATCCGCAGCCTGGCTCAAGTGGAGGTCGATTTCACCGCCGATTACATCGATTACATGGCCGAATGGGCGCGCCGCCTCGAGGGCGAAGTGCTCTCCAGCGACCGGCCGAAGGAGACGATCTTCCTGCTGCGCAAGCCGCTCGGGGTGGTCGGCGGCATTCTGCCCTGGAACTTCCCGTTCTTCCTCATCGCCCGCAAGCTCGCGCCCGCCCTGGTGACCGGAAACACCATCGTCATCAAGCCGAGCGAAGAGACGCCGATCAATGCGTTCGTGTTCGCCGAACTCGTTGCGCAGACCGATCTCCCACCGGGCGTGTTCAACCTCATCGGCGGCCGCGGCGCCACGGTCGGTCAGGCGCTCACCGCCCATCCCGAGGTCGATCTCATCACCTTCACGGGTAGTGTCGGCACCGGCATCCAAATCATGAAGGCGGCTGCCGAGAACCTGACGCGGGTCAATCTCGAACTCGGCGGCAAGGCCCCGGCCATCGTCCTGGCCGATGCCGATCTCGACCTCGCCGCCAGGGCCATCCACGCCAGCCGCGTGATCAACACCGGACAGGTCTGCAACTGCGCCGAGCGGGTCTATGTCGAGCGCAGCGTCCACGACGCGTTCGTCTCGCGGCTCAAGGCTCTCTTCGAGGCAACCCGCTACGGCAACCCGAGCGAGGACGAGACCCTCGCCATGGGCCCCCTCGTCAACAAGGCCGGGCTCGACAAGGTCGCGGCGATGGTCGAGCGGGCCAAGGCCGACGGGGTCACCGTCGTCACGGGCGGCGCGGTCGCCGATCTGGGAGCGGGCTTCCATTACGTGCCGACCATTCTGACCGGCGCGACGGCCGACATGGAGATCATGCGCAAGGAAATCTTCGGCCCGGTCCTACCGATCCAGGCTGTCGACAGCCTCGATGAAGCGATCCGCCTCGCCAACGACAGTGAATATGGCCTGACCTCGTCGATCTACACATCGAGCATCAATGCGGCGATGCAGGCCAGCCGCGAGCTTCGGTTCGGCGAGACCTACGTCAACCGCGAGAACTTCGAGGCCATGCAGGGCTTCCATGCCGGGCGGCGCAAATCGGGCATCGGTGGGGCGGACGGCAAGCACGGCCTCTACGAGTTCACAGAGACGCACGTCGTCTACATCCAATCCTGA
- a CDS encoding AbrB/MazE/SpoVT family DNA-binding domain-containing protein encodes MESRSTKIVDGGKLVIPASFRRELGVQVGDTVVMEMVDGELRVRSRNAAIDEIQKIVRGLVPEGVSVVDEFLADRRAEAAKE; translated from the coding sequence ATGGAATCGCGATCTACGAAAATCGTTGACGGGGGCAAACTCGTCATTCCTGCAAGCTTCCGCCGCGAACTCGGCGTTCAGGTCGGTGATACAGTGGTGATGGAGATGGTGGATGGCGAGCTTCGGGTACGATCTCGCAATGCTGCTATCGACGAAATCCAGAAGATTGTTCGGGGCTTGGTGCCCGAAGGGGTCAGCGTGGTCGACGAGTTCCTAGCTGACAGGCGCGCCGAAGCGGCCAAGGAGTGA
- the tnpB gene encoding IS66 family insertion sequence element accessory protein TnpB (TnpB, as the term is used for proteins encoded by IS66 family insertion elements, is considered an accessory protein, since TnpC, encoded by a neighboring gene, is a DDE family transposase.), which translates to MIPVPSGSRVWLATGRTDMRKGFDGLASLVQDHLARDPFSGQAFVFRGRQGHLIKGLWRDGQGLWAPHPWNLCRGG; encoded by the coding sequence ATGATCCCGGTCCCCTCCGGTTCCCGGGTCTGGCTGGCGACCGGCCGCACCGACATGCGCAAGGGCTTCGACGGCCTGGCCAGCCTCGTGCAGGATCACCTCGCGCGGGATCCGTTCTCGGGACAGGCCTTCGTCTTCCGCGGGCGGCAGGGGCACTTGATCAAGGGGCTTTGGCGGGACGGCCAGGGCCTGTGGGCCCCACATCCTTGGAACCTCTGCAGAGGAGGTTGA
- a CDS encoding ribbon-helix-helix domain-containing protein, with product MCGLFSNLPSTQYDGETRSVRLGGHSTSIRLETMFWRVLEDLAASQDVSLPRFLTVLYDEVLDRHGEARNFTSLLRCACLTHLELQATGGTVSWQSRACANSQDAPRFGLRHGRPREAKIA from the coding sequence ATGTGTGGACTGTTCTCAAATCTGCCCTCGACCCAGTACGACGGAGAAACGCGCTCGGTCCGCCTGGGCGGGCATTCGACCTCGATCCGGCTGGAGACGATGTTCTGGCGCGTGCTGGAGGACCTCGCGGCGTCCCAGGACGTCTCGCTCCCGCGCTTCCTCACGGTCCTGTACGACGAGGTGCTCGATCGCCACGGTGAAGCGCGCAACTTCACCTCCCTGCTGCGGTGCGCCTGCCTCACGCATCTGGAACTGCAGGCGACGGGGGGAACCGTCTCCTGGCAATCGCGCGCCTGTGCCAATTCCCAGGACGCTCCCCGCTTCGGCCTGCGCCACGGTCGCCCACGCGAGGCCAAAATCGCCTAA
- a CDS encoding IS5 family transposase — translation MPSDRRSYPSDVSDEEWALVAPYLALLREDSAQRDHELREVFNGLRYIVKTGAPWRFMPHDLPPWAAVYQQTQRWLSADSFADVAGDLRAVLRMAAEREPEPSAVILDSRTLRSSPESGERAGYDGAKRKRGAKLHLAVDTPGHVVALHVTPADVDDRAEVGRLAAEVQAETGDSVELAFVDQGYSGPKPAAAASAHGIDLEVVKAPEAKRGFVLLPRRWVVERSFAWATRCRRLVKDYERYASTLAGLHMVAFVCLMLRQAEKLMTSA, via the coding sequence ATGCCTTCTGATCGCCGCTCCTATCCGTCCGACGTGTCTGATGAAGAATGGGCACTGGTAGCGCCCTACCTCGCGCTGCTGCGGGAGGACTCGGCTCAGCGCGACCACGAGTTGCGCGAGGTGTTTAACGGGCTGCGCTACATCGTGAAGACGGGGGCGCCCTGGCGGTTCATGCCGCACGATCTGCCGCCTTGGGCGGCCGTGTATCAGCAGACGCAGCGTTGGCTGTCGGCCGACAGTTTCGCGGACGTGGCCGGCGACCTGCGGGCGGTGCTGCGGATGGCGGCGGAGCGGGAGCCGGAGCCCTCGGCGGTGATCCTCGATAGCCGGACGCTGCGCTCCTCGCCCGAGAGCGGCGAGCGGGCCGGCTATGACGGGGCCAAGCGCAAGCGGGGTGCGAAGCTGCATCTGGCCGTTGACACGCCGGGCCATGTCGTGGCGCTGCACGTGACGCCCGCCGATGTCGACGACCGGGCCGAGGTCGGCCGGCTGGCCGCCGAGGTGCAGGCGGAGACGGGCGACAGCGTCGAGTTGGCCTTTGTCGACCAGGGCTATTCCGGGCCTAAGCCCGCCGCCGCCGCGAGCGCGCACGGCATCGACTTGGAAGTGGTGAAGGCGCCTGAGGCCAAGCGCGGCTTTGTCCTGCTGCCGCGCCGATGGGTGGTGGAGCGCTCGTTTGCCTGGGCCACCCGCTGTCGGCGGCTGGTCAAAGATTACGAGCGCTACGCCAGCACGTTGGCTGGCCTGCACATGGTCGCCTTCGTCTGCCTCATGCTCCGACAAGCTGAAAAGCTTATGACAAGTGCATAA
- a CDS encoding PQQ-dependent dehydrogenase, methanol/ethanol family: protein MVKNKIALLLGATLAAAPCAAGELKSYSPITQKRLSNPEPENWLMAKGNYAGWSYSALDQIKTSNVKKLRPVWSSATGVTSGHEAPAIVNDGIMFVTTPYNQVLAIDAKNGDPIWRYKREFPEGFSAFHYTNRGVSLWGDKVYVAGLDCKLTALDARTGKLVWEVTVCDWTEGAYITSAPVSVNGKIIVGPSGGEFGIRGFLAAFDAETGKEVWKTFAVPAPGEKGSETWPKDGPWKDAWKTGGGTMWMPGNYDAKNGVLYWGVGNGSPWLGDQRPGDNLYLASVLAMDPDTGTIKNHFQYHWNDSWDWAGMNAPTLIELDKDGKKVPTLISAQRNGYLYRLENTPDGKISFRDARPYVHNNVFASVDPKTGRPTYNAGTVPGTGVPGMYCPSLWGGKDWPYESYNPKTKNLYVPFNDNHCMSFTGKVQKRIPGQWSAGVDIKDIKLHINKDAKYIGGIQAINVETREEAWRDTYAESWNWGSILSTAGDLIFAGGTSDRMFRAYDAKSGKILWQFKTSSGIIAPPTSYSINGKQYIAVVSGWGVDSALVQGIMHTERGWEKDIPQGGTVWVFALED, encoded by the coding sequence ATGGTCAAGAACAAGATCGCCCTGCTCCTGGGCGCCACCCTTGCGGCGGCGCCGTGCGCCGCAGGCGAGCTGAAGAGCTATTCGCCGATCACGCAGAAGCGCCTGTCGAACCCCGAGCCGGAGAACTGGCTCATGGCCAAGGGCAATTACGCCGGCTGGAGCTACAGCGCCCTGGATCAGATCAAGACGAGCAACGTCAAGAAGCTGCGCCCGGTCTGGAGTTCGGCAACCGGCGTTACGTCGGGCCACGAAGCGCCCGCCATCGTGAATGACGGCATCATGTTCGTGACGACCCCCTACAATCAGGTTCTCGCCATCGATGCGAAGAACGGGGATCCGATCTGGCGCTACAAGAGAGAGTTTCCCGAAGGATTCAGCGCCTTCCACTACACCAACCGCGGCGTCTCTCTTTGGGGCGACAAAGTCTACGTCGCTGGCCTCGACTGCAAGCTGACCGCGCTGGATGCCAGAACCGGCAAGCTGGTCTGGGAAGTCACGGTCTGTGACTGGACCGAAGGCGCCTACATCACCTCGGCCCCGGTCTCGGTGAACGGCAAGATCATCGTCGGCCCCTCGGGCGGCGAGTTCGGTATTCGCGGCTTCCTCGCGGCTTTCGACGCCGAGACGGGCAAGGAGGTGTGGAAGACCTTTGCCGTGCCGGCCCCCGGCGAGAAGGGTTCGGAGACCTGGCCCAAGGACGGCCCGTGGAAGGACGCTTGGAAGACCGGCGGCGGCACCATGTGGATGCCGGGCAATTACGACGCCAAGAACGGCGTTCTCTACTGGGGAGTAGGCAACGGCTCGCCCTGGCTCGGCGACCAGCGTCCGGGTGACAACCTCTACCTCGCCTCCGTCCTCGCGATGGATCCCGATACCGGAACAATCAAGAACCACTTCCAGTATCACTGGAACGACAGCTGGGACTGGGCGGGCATGAACGCCCCGACCCTGATCGAACTCGACAAGGACGGGAAAAAGGTCCCGACGCTGATCAGCGCGCAGCGCAACGGGTATCTCTATCGCCTCGAGAACACGCCCGATGGCAAGATCAGCTTCCGCGATGCGCGACCCTATGTTCACAACAACGTCTTCGCCAGCGTCGATCCGAAGACCGGCCGCCCGACATACAACGCAGGCACCGTTCCCGGCACCGGGGTACCCGGAATGTATTGCCCGAGCCTTTGGGGTGGCAAGGATTGGCCCTACGAGTCCTACAACCCGAAGACCAAAAACCTCTACGTCCCGTTCAACGACAACCACTGCATGAGCTTCACCGGCAAGGTCCAGAAGCGCATCCCGGGCCAGTGGTCGGCCGGCGTCGATATCAAGGACATCAAACTCCACATCAACAAAGATGCAAAGTATATCGGTGGAATCCAGGCCATCAATGTGGAGACACGTGAGGAGGCCTGGAGAGACACCTATGCGGAATCCTGGAATTGGGGCTCGATCCTGTCGACGGCTGGCGATCTGATTTTCGCGGGTGGGACGAGCGATCGGATGTTCCGTGCCTATGACGCGAAGTCGGGCAAGATTCTCTGGCAGTTCAAGACCAGCTCCGGAATCATCGCTCCCCCGACCAGCTATTCGATCAACGGCAAGCAATACATCGCCGTCGTCTCCGGTTGGGGTGTCGATTCGGCGCTGGTTCAGGGCATCATGCACACGGAACGCGGCTGGGAGAAGGATATACCGCAGGGCGGTACCGTGTGGGTATTCGCCCTGGAAGACTGA
- a CDS encoding recombinase family protein — MPRFGYARVSSTDQDLTIQLEKLKAAGCTVIRSEKMSGKSADDRPELATVMQFLREGDELVVVRLDRLGRSTRDVLNLVHELDQKGACLRILDPELTTGGDVGRIVVTVLGMVAEMERKFILERQRAGIEAAKAAGVYAGKGRPKSVPEEEIRRRHAAREGPTAIARALGISRRSVYRVLDEKNPARPRDLTQQTMLPTSKAADKTDVS, encoded by the coding sequence ATGCCCCGTTTCGGCTACGCCCGCGTCTCCTCGACCGATCAGGACCTCACCATCCAGCTCGAGAAGCTCAAGGCCGCCGGCTGCACCGTGATCCGCTCGGAAAAGATGTCGGGCAAATCCGCCGACGACCGGCCTGAGCTCGCCACCGTGATGCAGTTCCTGCGCGAAGGCGACGAGCTGGTGGTGGTCCGCCTCGACCGGCTCGGCCGCTCGACCCGCGACGTGCTGAACCTCGTGCACGAACTCGACCAGAAGGGCGCTTGCCTGCGCATCCTCGATCCGGAGCTGACCACCGGCGGCGACGTCGGACGGATCGTCGTCACTGTGCTTGGGATGGTGGCCGAGATGGAGCGCAAGTTCATCCTGGAGCGCCAGCGCGCCGGGATCGAAGCCGCCAAGGCGGCTGGCGTCTACGCCGGCAAGGGCCGGCCGAAATCCGTGCCCGAGGAGGAGATCCGTCGGCGCCATGCGGCAAGGGAGGGGCCGACCGCCATCGCTCGCGCGCTGGGGATCTCACGCAGAAGCGTTTATCGCGTACTCGATGAGAAAAACCCCGCGCGACCGCGGGATCTCACACAGCAAACCATGTTACCAACATCGAAGGCGGCGGATAAAACCGATGTCAGCTAA
- a CDS encoding transposase, whose amino-acid sequence MTSTPHIVVAGTRRTWSPEQKRAILAEADDPATTASKVARRHGLHASLLFRWRRALRAGAPAPMAGSRPRFIPLGLPAPPSSVRDEPLHPGGIEIELAGDHRGRAEAGAEVALLQGVIAALLGR is encoded by the coding sequence ATGACGAGCACGCCTCACATCGTCGTCGCGGGAACGCGACGGACCTGGTCGCCCGAGCAGAAGCGCGCGATCCTCGCCGAGGCGGACGATCCGGCGACGACGGCTTCCAAGGTGGCACGTCGGCACGGGCTTCATGCGAGCCTGCTGTTCCGCTGGCGCCGTGCCCTGCGGGCCGGAGCGCCTGCACCGATGGCGGGCTCCCGCCCGCGCTTCATCCCGCTTGGGCTGCCGGCTCCCCCCTCCAGCGTCCGGGACGAGCCGCTCCATCCCGGCGGCATCGAGATCGAGCTGGCCGGCGATCATCGGGGGCGCGCCGAGGCGGGCGCTGAGGTCGCCCTCCTGCAGGGCGTGATCGCGGCGCTCCTGGGACGATGA
- a CDS encoding sigma-54-dependent Fis family transcriptional regulator, producing the protein MRQLYRHVADLGYIMLIADAQGVTIDYIGNGDLDASLRGAGLTVGANWGEALSGTNGIGTCLAEAQTVTCHRDDHFYLGNISLSCTATPLRGPDGEILGALDVSAVSSPEQRESQYLVRRLTRLHGQMIENAYFVRRHPDAFIVRLGDSTPLSDVQPAPLLACDADGVVIGADHAARRRLNAVEDAGLLGLPLTEVLDFGAHDLNAILKPTMQQVRPVLRDWDGRAYHVSVLMPRVAAPLKSIAVLRPAKPSPLAALGANDATLSDLVRRAVRLVDRSIHILIQGETGAGKEVFARALHEASQRAARPFVAINCASLPESLIESELFGYAPGTFTGARSQGRKGLIQKADGGTLFLDEIGDMPLLLQSRLLRVIAENEVLPLGADDPIRVSLNVIAASHRDLRTMMRAGEFREDLYYRLCGAAFALPALRDRQDIEALTRTILAGLLGCEPDAVSIDAPLRDLFKAYAWPGNIRELVAVLRYASAVLDGRTMTLRDLPTEIGPLSTGCRRQDLARPRGPSDARDEDEARDLRVVLERHRWSVPDTAKDLGCSRATLYRRIKRLGIQTPRGAI; encoded by the coding sequence ATGCGCCAGCTCTACCGGCACGTCGCCGATCTCGGCTACATCATGCTGATCGCCGACGCGCAGGGCGTGACCATCGACTATATCGGCAACGGCGACCTCGATGCGTCCCTGCGAGGGGCTGGCCTCACCGTCGGCGCGAACTGGGGAGAAGCGCTGTCGGGGACGAACGGCATCGGCACCTGCCTTGCCGAGGCCCAGACCGTGACCTGTCACCGCGACGATCACTTCTACCTCGGCAACATCAGCCTGAGCTGCACGGCGACACCGCTGCGCGGTCCGGACGGCGAGATTCTCGGAGCGCTCGACGTCTCCGCGGTGTCCTCACCCGAGCAGCGCGAGAGCCAGTATCTTGTCCGGCGCCTCACCCGCCTTCACGGTCAGATGATCGAGAACGCCTACTTCGTGCGGCGTCACCCGGATGCCTTCATCGTCCGGCTCGGCGACTCGACGCCGCTCTCCGACGTGCAGCCCGCCCCCCTGCTCGCCTGCGATGCGGATGGCGTCGTCATCGGGGCGGACCATGCGGCCCGGCGCCGGCTGAACGCCGTGGAGGATGCCGGCCTGCTCGGCCTGCCGCTCACCGAAGTGCTCGATTTCGGTGCCCACGACCTCAATGCCATCCTCAAACCGACGATGCAGCAGGTCAGGCCGGTCCTGCGCGATTGGGACGGGCGCGCCTACCATGTGTCGGTTCTCATGCCGCGCGTGGCGGCACCCCTGAAATCCATCGCCGTGCTCCGGCCGGCCAAGCCGAGTCCGCTCGCCGCACTGGGGGCCAACGACGCGACGCTCTCAGACTTGGTGCGGCGCGCCGTACGCCTCGTCGACCGGTCGATCCATATCCTCATCCAGGGCGAAACGGGGGCGGGCAAGGAGGTGTTCGCCCGGGCGCTCCACGAGGCCAGCCAGCGCGCCGCGCGTCCGTTCGTGGCCATCAACTGCGCATCGCTGCCCGAGTCGCTGATCGAGAGCGAGCTGTTCGGCTACGCGCCCGGTACCTTCACGGGGGCGCGGTCCCAGGGGCGCAAGGGACTGATCCAGAAGGCGGATGGCGGGACCCTGTTCCTCGACGAGATCGGCGACATGCCTCTGCTCCTGCAGAGCCGACTCCTGCGGGTCATCGCGGAGAACGAGGTGCTCCCCCTCGGCGCCGACGATCCGATCCGGGTCTCCCTCAACGTCATCGCGGCCTCGCACCGCGATCTGCGGACGATGATGCGCGCGGGCGAGTTCCGCGAGGATCTCTATTACCGCCTCTGCGGTGCCGCCTTCGCCCTACCCGCGCTCCGCGACCGCCAGGACATCGAAGCCCTGACCCGGACCATTCTGGCGGGGCTCCTGGGCTGCGAGCCGGACGCCGTGTCGATCGACGCGCCGCTCCGCGATCTGTTCAAGGCCTATGCCTGGCCCGGCAATATCCGCGAACTGGTCGCCGTCCTTCGCTACGCATCGGCGGTCCTGGACGGCCGCACCATGACGTTGCGCGACCTTCCCACGGAGATCGGCCCGCTCAGTACCGGATGCCGGCGGCAGGATCTTGCACGGCCCAGGGGCCCATCGGACGCCCGTGACGAGGACGAGGCCCGGGACCTGAGGGTGGTCCTGGAACGACATCGCTGGAGCGTGCCGGACACGGCGAAAGACCTCGGCTGCAGCCGGGCAACACTCTACCGCCGGATCAAGCGGCTCGGGATACAGACACCGCGAGGCGCCATTTGA
- a CDS encoding type II toxin-antitoxin system VapC family toxin, translated as MKYALDASALLCLLNQEEGQDRVRAALSESAMSAVNLSEVIAKLVERGGAVATLSRALDHLHLAVVEFDRTQAVEAGALRVATRQAGLSFGDRACLALAKTRGLVALTADQAWAQLDDAVGITVELVR; from the coding sequence ATGAAGTACGCGTTGGACGCGTCAGCCCTGCTCTGCCTATTGAACCAGGAAGAGGGACAGGACCGCGTTCGGGCTGCGCTGTCCGAGTCGGCCATGTCCGCCGTGAACCTCTCGGAGGTCATCGCCAAGCTCGTGGAGCGTGGAGGGGCCGTCGCGACCCTTAGCCGAGCGTTGGACCACCTGCACCTCGCAGTGGTCGAATTCGATCGCACTCAGGCGGTCGAGGCTGGCGCACTCCGGGTGGCCACGCGCCAGGCCGGCCTGTCCTTCGGGGACCGCGCCTGCCTGGCCCTGGCAAAGACGCGCGGCCTCGTCGCCCTGACGGCGGATCAGGCGTGGGCACAACTGGACGATGCCGTCGGCATCACGGTCGAGCTGGTACGTTGA